One segment of Scyliorhinus torazame isolate Kashiwa2021f chromosome 14, sScyTor2.1, whole genome shotgun sequence DNA contains the following:
- the LOC140389024 gene encoding uncharacterized protein: MVTTVLDTSASTSTSETTEYTTSSGTTNGRTSTETVTTVFTSPGTSPLTSISTEPSTMVTTGLYTSPSTSTSETTEYTTSSGTTNGRTSTETVTTVFTSPGTSPLTSISTEPSTMVTTGLYTSPSTSTSETTEYTTSSGISKESTSTEAVTTVFTFPGTSPLTSTSTEPSTMVTTGLDTSASTSTSETTEYTTSSGTTNGISSTETVTTVFTSPETSPLTSISTEPSTMVTTGLYTSASTSTSETTEYTTSSGTTNGRTSTETVTTVFTSPGTSPLTSISTEPSTMVTTVLYTSPSTSTSETTVMQNMTTSRAATRSTSFSQQFSSLSSTIETSTIDSTNVITTHSLPPSTTTMITTASCPEFTEQDLGNITTENVGNWNFTLRWIDQTFESCGCYIIERSPEDGSYFCTFNFSRTTCSFVDLSPGQTYILNIHFIDKVNRMLTRNLNVTTEYMTSTGTSKESTSTEAITTSPTTTTAATTGTLKGSTSTEGVTTVFTSPTITTAASTATSPMASTSTEPSTMVTTALSTSASTSTSETTGIFNAIKLSMFNL, from the exons atgGTAACCACAGTTTTAGACACTTCAGCTTCAACATCAACAAGTGAAACAACAG AATACACGACATCTTCTGGAACCACAAATGGAAGAACTTCAACAGAAACAGTCACAACTGTGTTCACTTCCCCAG GAACATCACCCTTGACTTCAATatcaactgaaccatctacaatgGTAACCACAGGTTTATACACTTCACCTTCAACATCAACAAGTGAAACAACAG AATACACGACATCTTCTGGAACCACAAATGGAAGAACTTCAACAGAAACAGTCACAACTGTGTTCACTTCCCCAG GAACATCACCCTTGACTTCAATatcaactgaaccatctacaatgGTAACCACAGGTTTATACACTTCACCTTCAACATCAACAAGTGAAACAACAG AATACACAACATCTTCTGGAATCTCAAAAGAAAGCACTTCAACAGAAGCAGTCACAACTGTGTTCACTTTCCCAG GAACATCACCCTTGACTTCAAcatcaactgaaccatctacaatgGTGACCACAGGTTTAGACACTTCAGCTTCAACATCAACAAGTGAAACAACAG AATACACGACATCTTCTGGAACCACAAATGGAATCTCTTCAACAGAAACAGTCACAACTGTGTTCACTTCCCCAG AAACATCACCCTTGACTTCAATatcaactgaaccatctacaatgGTAACCACAGGTTTATACACTTCAGCTTCAACATCAACAAGTGAAACAACAG AATACACAACATCTTCTGGAACCACAAATGGAAGGACTTCAACAGAAACAGTCACAACTGTGTTCACTTCCCCAG GAACATCACCTTTGACTTCAATatcaactgaaccatctacaatgGTAACCACAGTTTTATACACTTCACCTTCAACATCAACAAGTGAAACAACAG TTATGCAGAATATGACAACCTCCAGAGCAGCAACAAGATCTACATCATTTTCTCAACAATTCAGTTCTCTATCTTCAACCATTGAAACATCTACCATTGATTCTACCAATGTAATTACCACACATTCTCTACCTCCCAGCACAACTACAATGATTACCACAGCGTCATGCCCTGAATTTACTGAACAAG ATCTTGGAAACATTACAACAGAAAATGTCGGAAACTGGAACTTCACCTTAAGATGGATCGATCAGACCTTCGAATCATGTGGATGTTATATTATTGAGAGATCTCCTGAAGATGGATCATATTTTTGTACTTTCAACTTCAGCAGAACCACCTGTAGTTTTGTTGATTTAAGCCCAGGTCAAACTTATATACTGAACATTCACTTTATCGATAAGGTCAACAGAATGCTGACACGCAATTTGAATGTTACCACAG AATATATGACATCAACCGGAACCTCAAAAGAAAGCACTTCAACAGAAGCAatcacaacttccccaacaactacAACAGCAGCGACAACAG GAACCCTGAAAGGAAGCACTTCAACAGAAGGAGTCACAACTGTGTTCACTTCACCAACAATTACAACAGCAGCGTCAACAG CAACATCACCTATGGCTTCAAcatcaactgaaccatctacaatgGTAACCACAGCTTTAAGCACTTCAGCTTCAACATCAACAAGTGAAACAACAGGTATTTTCAATGCTATCAAATTGTCAATGTTTAACCtctaa